From one Candidatus Nanopelagicales bacterium genomic stretch:
- a CDS encoding toprim domain-containing protein translates to MSPTAAWLRAVLAASGSGHTNGNPPLWQCPAHDDVHPSLSVLDRPHGRASVKCFTHCTTDEVLAALKVTRRVLHHPPRLEPTEHARRYITVTYPPVDLTRPGAGRDGRTWKWEAAHPYGDRWRVVRYRATDGTKDLRWETRDDAGAWIPGLRGAAVRDLPLYLERQVAMGIAAGETIYLVESESSVDALAGRGLYATTWAGGASAPNLRRLRHLLTGAHVVLVPDNDPPGLACAQRIRDELADHAASLEVLTPPEGDDARDLLRDDPAAFGLTTRRTTTTKENPA, encoded by the coding sequence GTGTCGCCCACCGCCGCGTGGCTTCGCGCCGTCCTCGCCGCCTCAGGATCCGGCCACACCAACGGCAACCCGCCACTGTGGCAGTGCCCCGCCCATGACGATGTCCACCCGTCCCTGTCCGTCCTCGACCGGCCCCACGGCCGCGCCTCTGTGAAGTGCTTCACCCACTGCACCACTGACGAGGTCCTGGCCGCGCTCAAGGTCACCCGCCGCGTCCTGCACCACCCCCCACGCCTCGAGCCCACCGAGCACGCCCGGCGCTACATCACGGTGACCTACCCGCCGGTGGACCTCACCCGACCCGGCGCCGGCCGGGACGGCCGCACCTGGAAGTGGGAAGCGGCCCACCCCTACGGCGACCGCTGGCGCGTCGTCCGCTACCGGGCCACCGACGGCACCAAGGATCTGCGTTGGGAAACCAGAGACGACGCAGGCGCGTGGATCCCCGGCCTACGTGGTGCAGCCGTGCGCGACCTGCCGCTGTACCTCGAGCGCCAGGTCGCCATGGGGATCGCCGCCGGGGAGACGATCTACCTCGTCGAGTCCGAGAGCTCGGTCGACGCGCTCGCCGGTCGCGGCCTGTACGCGACCACCTGGGCCGGCGGGGCCAGCGCACCCAACCTGCGACGGCTCCGGCACCTGCTCACCGGAGCCCACGTCGTCCTCGTGCCCGACAACGACCCACCGGGACTCGCCTGCGCCCAGCGCATCCGCGACGAGCTGGCCGATCACGCCGCATCCCTCGAGGTGCTGACGCCACCCGAGGGCGACGACGCCCGCGACCTACTGCGCGACGACCCCGCCGCGTTCGGACTCACCACCCGCCGCACCACCACCACCAAGGAGAACCCCGCATGA